A window of the Tursiops truncatus isolate mTurTru1 chromosome 14, mTurTru1.mat.Y, whole genome shotgun sequence genome harbors these coding sequences:
- the TIA1 gene encoding cytotoxic granule associated RNA binding protein TIA1 isoform X6 codes for MATGKSKGYGFVSFFNKWDAENAIQQMGGQWLGGRQIRTNWATRKPPAPKSTYESNTKQLSYDEVVNQSSPSNCTVYCGGVTSGLTEQLMRQTFSPFGQIMEIRVFPDKGYSFVRFNSHESAAHAIVSVNGTTIEGHVVKCYWGKETLDMINPVQQQNQIGYPQAYGQWGQWYGNAQQIGQYMPNGWQVPAYGMYGQPWNQQGFNQTQSSAPWMGPNYGVQPPPGQNGSMMPNQPAGYRVAGYETQ; via the exons GATGCTGAAAACGCCATTCAACAGATGGGTGGCCAGTGGCTTGGTGGAAGACAAATCAGAACTAACTGGGCAACCCGAAAGCCTCCAGCTCCAAAGAGTACATATGAGT CAAACACCAAACAGTTATCATATGATGAGGTCGTAAATCAGTCTAGTCCAAGCAACTGTACTGTGTATTGTGGAGGTGTCACTTCTGGGCTAACAG AACAACTAATGCGTCAGACTTTTTCGCCATTTGGACAAATAATGGAAATTCGAGTCTTTCCAGATAAAGGATATTCTTTTGTTCG GTTCAATTCCCATGAAAGTGCAGCACATGCAATTGTTTCTGTTAATGGAACTACCATTGAAGGCCATGTTGTGAAATGCTACTGGGGCAAAGAAACTCTTGATATGATAAATCCCGTGCAACAG CAGAATCAAATTGGATATCCACAAGCTTATGGCCAGTGGGGCCAGTGGTATGGGAATGCACAACAAATTGGCCAATATATGCCTAATGGTTGGCAAGTACCTGCATATGGAATGTATGGCCAGCCATGGAACCAGCAGGGATTTAA TCAGACACAGTCTTCTGCACCGTGGATGGGACCAAATTATGGAGTGCAGCCGCCTCCAGGACAGAATGGCAGCATGATGCCTAATCAGCCTGCAGGGTATCGAGTCGCAGGGTATGAAACCCAGTGA